Proteins encoded together in one Lathyrus oleraceus cultivar Zhongwan6 chromosome 5, CAAS_Psat_ZW6_1.0, whole genome shotgun sequence window:
- the LOC127086046 gene encoding protein CUP-SHAPED COTYLEDON 3, which yields MMLAMEEVLCELSDHEKKNDQGLPPGFRFHPTDEELITFYLASKVFKNTFFNNVKFAEVDLNRCEPWELPDMAKMGEREWYLFSLRDRKYPTGLRTNRATGAGYWKATGKDKEVYSNNSTRALLGMKKTLVFYKGRAPRGEKTKWVMHEYRLHTHLSPSTCKEEWVICRIFHKSVEKRSSLLLQVQGHLGVHNNSNLTPPKSCLPPPLPPPSFTHSHNNFPLHAFQPSFQVTDTRNNNNPSLELLFKSQTIPKTEAMFYEQYQPQSIEEAINLRWNIDNNNSNDFQNLSLPVEMDAELIAFSGAAATDDEFTSTPFINSRGIVALDAPMGIDSWPQAQLV from the exons ATGATGTTAGCAATGGAAGAAGTACTGTGTGAACTTAGTGATCATGAAAAGAAAAACGACCAAGGTCTTCCACCTGGTTTCAGGTTTCACCCTACCGATGAAGAACTCATTACCTTTTATCTAGCTTCCAAAGTTTTCAAAAACACTTTTTTCAATAATGTCAAGTTTGCTGAAGTTGACCTCAACAGATGTGAGCCATGGGAACTTCCAG ATATGGCAAAGATGGGAGAAAGAGAGTGGTATTTGTTCAGTTTGCGAGACAGAAAATACCCGACTGGTCTTAGAACAAATAGAGCAACTGGAGCTGGTTACTGGAAAGCCACTGGAAAGGACAAAGAAGTTTACAGTAACAACAGCACTAGGGCTTTACTTGGCATGAAGAAGACTCTTGTTTTCTACAAAGGAAGGGCCCCTCGTGGTGAAAAGACCAAATGGGTCATGCATGAGTATCGCTTACACACTCATCTTTCACCTTCAACTTGCAAG GAAGAGTGGGTGATATGCAGGATATTTCATAAATCGGTGGAAAAAAGAAGTTCACTATTACTACAAGTTCAAGGACATTTAGGTGTTCATAATAATTCTAATTTAACCCCCCCAAAAAGCTGTCTACCCCCTCCTCTTCCTCCACCTTCATTTACACACTCTCATAATAATTTTCCATTACATGCATTTCAACCTTCATTCCAAGTTACAGACACCAGAAACAACAATAATCCATCTTTGGAACTACTCTTCAAGTCACAAACCATTCCAAAAACCGAGGCTATGTTCTATGAACAATACCAGCCACAATCCATAGAGGAAGCTATTAACCTGAGATGGAATATTGACAACAATAATAGTAATGATTTTCAAAACCTATCATTACCTGTTGAGATGGATGCTGAACTGATTGCATTCTCAGGAGCTGCTGCTACAGATGATGAATTTACGTCAACACCCTTTATTAACAGTAGAGGAATAGTAGCCTTAGATGCTCCTATGGGAATTGATTCTTGGCCACAGGCTCAGCTTGTTTAA